One window of Anaerolineae bacterium genomic DNA carries:
- a CDS encoding glycoside hydrolase family 1 protein — MYQPVLSFPEGFLWGTATASHQVEGGNTNNDWYLWEQQPGRIRNGDRAGLACDWWNRAEEDFDRARELGQNTHRLSLEWSRLEPRPGEWDAAAFARYRQMLAGLRQRHLEPMVTLFHFTLPIWVAQRGGWMNPETISLYTRYVERAVRELGDLVTLWCTINEPVVYAYQGYLRGIWPPGRQSFPDAIRVLRHLLLAHGEAYRLIHALQGSAQVGLVKNMLYVEPLRPDSWLDRKWAGFMNRLYNELSLIAVTEGRFLPPLGMGRVPKLMDSTDFLGVNYYTRALFGVDKRQWMNSLNPRLNTAGVISDYEYGEVFPEGLYRILKHVQGYGKPIYITENGLPDEDDDLRPYFILTHLAQTWRAIQEGVPVRGYYHWSLLDNFEWSEGYRMRFGLIEVDFATQSRRVRRSGRMFAEICQANAISPELVERYAPEAMEAVFGAGVPSAVKEVG; from the coding sequence GGGTGGCAACACCAACAACGACTGGTACCTCTGGGAACAACAACCCGGCCGCATCCGCAACGGAGACCGCGCCGGCCTCGCCTGCGACTGGTGGAACCGGGCGGAAGAAGATTTCGACCGAGCGCGGGAACTGGGCCAGAACACGCATCGCCTGTCGCTGGAATGGAGCCGGCTGGAACCCCGCCCCGGCGAATGGGACGCGGCGGCCTTCGCCCGCTACCGTCAGATGCTGGCCGGCCTGCGCCAGCGCCACCTCGAACCCATGGTAACGCTCTTCCACTTCACCCTCCCCATCTGGGTGGCGCAGCGCGGCGGCTGGATGAACCCGGAAACCATCTCCCTTTACACACGTTATGTCGAGCGCGCGGTGCGGGAACTGGGCGACCTCGTCACACTGTGGTGCACCATCAATGAGCCGGTGGTCTATGCCTATCAGGGCTATCTGCGCGGCATCTGGCCGCCGGGCCGGCAGAGCTTCCCCGATGCCATCCGGGTCCTGCGCCATCTCCTGCTGGCACACGGCGAGGCCTACCGGCTCATCCACGCCCTGCAGGGCAGTGCACAGGTCGGCCTGGTGAAAAATATGCTGTATGTCGAACCCCTGCGGCCGGATTCCTGGCTGGACCGCAAATGGGCCGGCTTTATGAACCGTCTGTACAACGAATTGAGCCTTATCGCCGTCACCGAAGGGCGCTTCCTGCCCCCGTTGGGCATGGGAAGAGTGCCCAAACTGATGGATTCCACTGACTTTCTGGGAGTGAACTATTACACCCGCGCCCTCTTTGGCGTGGACAAACGCCAGTGGATGAACAGCTTGAACCCCCGGCTGAACACCGCCGGCGTCATCAGCGACTACGAGTACGGCGAGGTGTTCCCCGAAGGGCTGTACCGCATCCTCAAGCACGTGCAGGGCTATGGCAAACCCATCTACATCACCGAGAACGGCCTACCCGACGAGGATGACGACCTGCGCCCATACTTTATCCTTACACATCTGGCGCAGACCTGGCGCGCCATCCAGGAAGGGGTGCCCGTGCGCGGCTATTACCACTGGAGCCTGCTGGACAATTTCGAATGGTCCGAGGGCTACCGAATGCGCTTCGGGCTGATCGAGGTGGACTTCGCCACGCAGAGCCGGCGCGTGCGCCGGAGCGGCCGTATGTTCGCAGAAATCTGCCAGGCCAATGCCATCTCCCCAGAGCTGGTGGAGCGTTATGCGCCCGAAGCCATGGAAGCTGTCTTCGGCGCCGGCGTTCCCTCTGCCGTGAAGGAGGTAGGATGA